One genomic window of Cannabis sativa cultivar Pink pepper isolate KNU-18-1 chromosome 2, ASM2916894v1, whole genome shotgun sequence includes the following:
- the LOC115719254 gene encoding BEL1-like homeodomain protein 1 has protein sequence MATYFNHGSSEIQGPDGLHTLYLMNPNNNNNNNYVQTYSDTTTTSQPPPPPAPNMFFLNPNQLHHSRHLAGVPISAATASPGPGSNNEADISAFPHLQYNIWGSNMDHHQRNTTPDFATQMGFRRHQVVSPTTQQQQALSLSLSSTHPAQAAAYVASSSFSGGDINNEVVIPTVLPTSFGNSLSSTIVSNNSGIGTSLGQVQSMLLGSKYLKAAQELLDEVVNVGNNNNNFKSRGKEEKDNTPIDSSVNCSTVGGLGSKDKAAVKSNGERTPTPELGGSRNSGGESSSSKISAELSTVQRQELQVKKAKLASMLDEVEQRYRQYHQQMNVVISSFEQAVGYGSAKSYTALALKTISKQFRCLKDAISAQIKATSKTLGEEECLGVKIEGSRLRFVDHHLRQQRALQQLGMMPQHNNNAWRPQRGLPERAVSVLRAWLFEHFLHPYPKTADKVMLAKQTGLTRSQVSNWFINARVRLWKPMVEEMYIEETKSHEDQLKGTTTNKIDTIKESTTRVQENSTADIDDDDNIDHHDDHNRSNINPFQYSSKNQSSSSADQMLMSSSFSTSTPKKPMRSSSITHDEMIMKGIITDHDHQYNRTDHNINNINIDVGFGRSSSTYPIGFGTYPVGDLARFHSRDHHHHHEFMAPSLYHGNNNGSVSLTLGLPHCDQNHSLSSENAQQSFLSNPQNIDPLFD, from the exons ATGGCGACGTACTTTAATCATGGGAGTTCAGAAATCCAAGGTCCTGATGGGTTGCATACCCTTTATCTCATGAACccaaataacaacaacaacaacaactacgtACAAACCTATTCTGACACAACAACAACATCCCAACCGCCGCCGCCGCCAGCTCCCAACATGTTCTTTCTCAACCCAAACCAACTCCACCACAGCCGACACTTGGCCGGTGTACCAATCTCAGCCGCCACCGCCTCCCCCGGTCCCGGATCCAACAACGAAGCAGATATTTCAGCCTTTCCTCATCTTCAATACAACATTTGGGGTTCCAATATGGATCATCATCAACGGAATACGACACCTGACTTTGCAACCCAGATGGGTTTTCGAAGGCATCAGGTGGTTTCGCCGacaacacaacaacaacaagctTTGTCACTGAGTCTTTCGTCGACGCATCCCGCCCAGGCTGCAGCTTATGTTGCCTCATCATCCTTTTCTGGTGGAGATATTAATAATGAAGTTGTTATTCCAACTGTATTGCCCACAAGTTTTGGGAATTCTTTATCGTCGACGATAGTATCTAATAATAGTGGGATTGGAACAAGTCTTGGTCAAGTTCAAAGCATGCTTTTGGGGTCTAAGTACTTGAAGGCCGCACAAGAGCTTTTAGATGAAGTTGTTAATGTtggcaataataataataatttcaagtctagaggaaaagaagaaaaggACAACACTCCAATTGACTCATCAGTTAATTGCAGTACTGTTGGCGGCCTTGGCTCTAAAGACAAGGCCGCCGTGAAAAGTAACGGGGAGAGAACACCGACACCCGAATTGGGAGGCAGTCGAAATAGTGGTGGGGAGAGTAGTAGTTCTAAGATAAGTGCTGAACTTTCAACAGTACAAAGACAAGAGCTGCAAGTAAAGAAAGCTAAACTAGCTAGTATGCTTGATGAG GTGGAGCAGAGGTACAGGCAGTACCACCAACAAATGAACGTTGTGATCTCATCGTTCGAACAGGCAGTGGGATACGGGTCAGCAAAATCTTACACTGCGTTGGCTCTCAAGACGATTTCGAAACAATTTCGGTGTCTTAAAGACGCAATCTCAGCTCAAATTAAGGCCACAAGCAAGACTTTGGGAGAAGAAGAATGCTTGGGTGTGAAGATTGAGGGCTCAAGATTGAGATTTGTGGATCATCATCTTCGGCAGCAACGGGCGTTGCAACAGCTTGGAATGATGCCACAACATAATAACAATGCTTGGAGACCTCAGAGAGGTTTGCCTGAACGAGCTGTTTCGGTTCTTCGTGCTTGGCTCTTTGAGCACTTTCTTCACCC GTATCCCAAGACAGCGGACAAAGTTATGCTTGCCAAACAAACGGGGCTTACTCGAAGCCAG GTTTCCAACTGGTTCATAAATGCTCGAGTTCGGCTATGGAAGCCAATGGTAGAAGAAATGTACATTGAAGAAACCAAAAGTCATGAAGATCAACTAAAAGGTACTACTACCAACAAAATAGATACAATCAAAGAATCTACCACAAGAGTCCAAGAAAATTCAACGGCTgatattgatgatgatgataatattGATCATCACGATGATCATAATCGAAGTAATATTAACCCCTTCCAATACTCATCAAAGAATCAGTCTTCATCATCAGCTGATCAAATGTTGATGAGTTCATCGTTTTCGACTTCTACTCCAAAGAAACCGATGAGAAGTAGTAGTATTACTCATGATGAAATGATCATGAAAGGTATTATTACTGATCATGATCATCAGTACAACAGAACAGatcataatattaataatattaatattgatGTTGGATTTGGAAGATCGAGTAGTACGTACCCAATTGGATTTGGGACATACCCAGTTGGTGATTTAGCAAGATTTCACTCAagagatcatcatcatcatcatgaatTTATGGCTCCAAGTTTATACCATGGGAATAATAATGGATCAGTTTCACTCACTCTAGGTCTTCCTCACTGTGATCAAAACCACTCTCTTTCTTCAGAAAATGCCCAACAAAGCTTCCTGTCCAATCCGCAGAACATCGATCCTTTGTTTGATTAA